One Fuerstiella marisgermanici DNA window includes the following coding sequences:
- the ilvC gene encoding ketol-acid reductoisomerase, with translation MAAKVYYDDDADLSLLKDKTIAIIGYGSQGHAQAQNLRDSGCNVIVGQRPGGPNYDLAKSHGFEPMSAADAAKKGDLVNILLPDEIQGDVYRNDIKPNLSSGNLLMCSHGFNIHFGQILPPEGVDCALAAPKGPGHLVRSEYVAGGGVPSLIALSDGASETSRQLALAYTKGIGGTRGGVIETTFAEETETDLFGEQVVLCGGVSALVKAGFETLVEAGYQPEMAYFECMHELKLIVDLFYQGGLNYMRYSVSNTAEYGDYTSGPRIVTEETKAEMKRVLNDIQSGKFARDWLLENKAGQASFFATRRRERTHQIESVGKDLRRMMTWIDSKEV, from the coding sequence ATGGCAGCCAAGGTTTATTACGACGACGACGCGGATCTCAGCCTTCTGAAAGACAAAACGATCGCGATCATTGGCTATGGAAGCCAGGGCCACGCTCAGGCTCAAAACCTTCGCGACAGCGGCTGTAACGTCATCGTCGGTCAGCGCCCCGGCGGCCCGAACTATGACCTCGCCAAAAGCCACGGTTTCGAACCCATGTCCGCTGCTGATGCGGCCAAGAAGGGCGACCTGGTCAACATTCTGCTGCCCGACGAAATTCAGGGCGACGTTTATCGCAACGACATTAAGCCGAACCTGTCCTCCGGCAACCTGTTGATGTGCTCGCACGGCTTCAATATTCACTTCGGCCAGATTTTGCCACCAGAGGGCGTCGACTGCGCATTGGCCGCTCCCAAAGGTCCTGGCCACCTCGTCCGCAGCGAATACGTCGCTGGCGGCGGTGTTCCCAGCCTGATCGCTCTTAGCGACGGAGCGTCAGAAACATCACGGCAGCTGGCGTTGGCCTACACCAAGGGCATCGGCGGTACTCGCGGCGGCGTGATTGAAACGACATTCGCCGAAGAAACAGAAACTGACCTGTTCGGCGAACAAGTGGTTCTGTGCGGCGGTGTATCTGCATTGGTGAAAGCTGGCTTCGAAACGCTTGTGGAAGCGGGCTATCAGCCGGAAATGGCTTACTTCGAATGCATGCATGAGCTGAAGCTGATTGTCGACCTGTTCTATCAGGGCGGCTTGAACTACATGCGTTACAGCGTTTCAAATACCGCAGAATACGGTGACTACACCAGCGGTCCTCGAATCGTGACGGAAGAAACCAAGGCAGAAATGAAGCGAGTTTTGAATGACATTCAGTCGGGCAAGTTCGCTCGTGACTGGCTGCTGGAGAACAAAGCTGGTCAAGCTTCGTTCTTCGCGACTCGCCGTCGAGAACGCACTCATCAGATTGAATCGGTCGGAAAAGACCTGCGTCGCATGATGACCTGGATTGATTCGAAGGAAGTCTGA
- the ilvN gene encoding acetolactate synthase small subunit — translation MRHVLSALVMNQPGVLAHISGMLASRAFNIDSLAVGATENEEFSRITFVVNGDEKVLDKVRKQLEKLVTVVTVQDYVHSEFVERDLMLIKVSTEGGRRTEIRELVDIFRGRIVDVGEDHVMVEISGREGKIEAFIDRMREFGILEMVRTGRIAMLRNATITQDLPPDVIPEVSDATAS, via the coding sequence ATGCGTCACGTTCTTTCTGCGCTGGTCATGAACCAGCCTGGTGTTCTCGCCCACATTTCCGGCATGCTGGCTTCACGAGCCTTCAATATCGACAGTTTGGCTGTGGGAGCCACCGAAAACGAAGAGTTCTCTCGCATTACGTTTGTCGTGAACGGCGACGAAAAGGTCCTCGACAAGGTCCGCAAGCAGCTGGAAAAGCTGGTCACAGTGGTCACTGTGCAGGATTATGTGCATTCGGAATTTGTTGAACGCGACCTGATGTTGATCAAGGTCAGCACCGAAGGCGGTCGCCGGACCGAGATTCGGGAACTGGTCGACATCTTCCGCGGTCGCATTGTGGATGTTGGCGAAGACCACGTGATGGTCGAAATTTCAGGTCGCGAAGGCAAAATTGAAGCTTTCATCGACCGAATGCGGGAATTCGGCATCCTGGAAATGGTTCGCACCGGCCGAATAGCCATGCTTCGCAACGCCACAATTACGCAGGATCTGCCTCCGGACGTTATTCCGGAAGTTTCAGATGCAACCGCCTCCTGA
- a CDS encoding fibronectin type III domain-containing protein → MRSKIRAGAKRSITSVNPAEIDTLESRLLLTTTPNILTPTGDVADATPQFTWEAVDGAESYDLWVTSLETYETAFVARDIVGTSYTAAEGEVTLGKIRIWARANFSDDTSSDWSPASVATIVAAPTASVAGVTGATNRTTDSTPEITWTSPRAASQFKIWVTDLTEKRALEQAAADAGSTDPIDVTSYSKQYTVQNLTPVLDDEGNPTVDDDGNLVLQEVRSFVIPEDPTDADSEPREFDMGRYRIWIRAIDLSGKATGWSSAYTFDVGPDPQNLTPDSPTFQVTPDLTWDTVDGATHYEVYVSEVGTTSPFFRRTVEATANATRQSTQMVQSQVGTPIVENDNGTVEAFERPLLDQDGEETLYQILSGEYRFWVRAINMGEGLPTVTGAWSAPATFSSIEAPAITAPVPDQGVITSATPTVTWTPIHGTARYEVLVHKFNSRPPFLEATSTTTSYTFAEALPAGQYTVWVRALDTRGNPSPWSAPQHMTITGGRPVITSPTPGEVVDFPTFTWVGVPEAASYEVWVSHVGVDFTFVNVSGIEDTSFQPNDPANPGSVPLSEGDYRIWVRAIMADGSFGPWSAPVSFKGGIPTTDATPVDDELMVTSLPRELNVEAAATTQPAQDSWQPDDSVPASMADFEEDVQPPADDLSPLPMQPVRGNAAAQLDIDLVSTLAQECVETEWWAGKDVRENG, encoded by the coding sequence ATGCGTTCTAAAATTCGTGCTGGTGCGAAGCGTAGCATCACGAGCGTGAACCCCGCTGAGATCGATACGCTGGAATCGCGGCTGCTTCTGACCACTACGCCGAACATATTGACACCCACCGGCGACGTGGCAGACGCGACGCCTCAGTTCACGTGGGAAGCCGTTGATGGCGCCGAAAGCTACGACTTGTGGGTCACCAGCCTGGAAACCTACGAGACCGCCTTTGTGGCCAGAGACATCGTCGGCACCAGCTACACGGCCGCCGAAGGCGAAGTTACGCTCGGGAAAATTCGGATTTGGGCGCGAGCCAATTTTTCTGATGACACTTCGTCTGATTGGTCTCCCGCGTCCGTCGCCACCATCGTTGCGGCTCCTACTGCCAGCGTAGCGGGCGTGACCGGGGCAACGAATCGCACAACCGACAGCACACCCGAAATCACATGGACCTCGCCTCGCGCGGCCAGTCAGTTCAAGATCTGGGTGACAGATCTCACTGAAAAACGAGCTTTGGAACAAGCAGCGGCTGACGCCGGGTCAACCGATCCAATCGACGTCACGAGCTATTCGAAGCAATACACTGTACAGAATCTAACGCCCGTTTTGGACGACGAGGGCAACCCCACAGTCGATGACGATGGCAATCTGGTTCTGCAGGAAGTTCGTTCGTTTGTCATTCCCGAAGATCCGACGGACGCCGACAGCGAACCTCGCGAATTCGATATGGGGCGTTACAGAATCTGGATTCGTGCTATCGACCTGAGCGGCAAGGCCACAGGATGGAGTTCTGCGTACACGTTTGATGTCGGGCCGGACCCGCAGAACCTGACGCCGGATTCTCCTACGTTTCAGGTCACACCGGACCTCACGTGGGACACTGTTGACGGGGCAACTCACTACGAAGTTTACGTTTCGGAAGTCGGCACGACGTCGCCCTTCTTCCGTCGCACTGTCGAAGCGACTGCCAACGCGACCCGGCAGTCGACTCAGATGGTCCAATCTCAAGTGGGCACGCCAATCGTTGAAAACGACAATGGCACAGTCGAAGCCTTCGAACGCCCGCTGCTGGATCAGGACGGTGAGGAAACTCTGTACCAAATTTTGTCTGGCGAATATCGCTTCTGGGTGCGAGCGATCAACATGGGCGAAGGCCTGCCAACGGTGACTGGTGCGTGGAGTGCCCCTGCTACCTTCAGCAGCATCGAGGCACCAGCGATCACAGCCCCCGTGCCGGACCAGGGTGTTATCACGTCGGCCACTCCAACCGTGACATGGACACCGATTCACGGAACGGCTCGCTACGAAGTGTTGGTTCACAAATTTAATTCACGACCTCCGTTTCTTGAGGCAACCAGCACCACAACCAGCTACACATTTGCGGAAGCACTTCCGGCTGGTCAGTACACCGTGTGGGTGCGAGCGTTGGACACGCGCGGTAATCCTTCACCGTGGAGTGCTCCTCAACACATGACCATCACCGGCGGTCGTCCAGTCATTACGTCGCCTACGCCGGGCGAAGTGGTCGACTTCCCGACCTTTACGTGGGTTGGCGTGCCGGAAGCTGCTTCTTACGAGGTTTGGGTGTCTCACGTCGGCGTTGACTTCACATTCGTCAACGTGAGCGGAATCGAAGATACATCGTTCCAGCCTAACGATCCGGCCAATCCAGGTTCGGTACCACTTAGTGAAGGTGACTACCGAATCTGGGTGCGAGCGATCATGGCCGACGGTTCGTTCGGCCCGTGGAGTGCGCCTGTCAGCTTCAAAGGCGGCATTCCCACGACCGATGCCACGCCGGTTGACGACGAATTGATGGTCACCAGCCTGCCGCGAGAACTGAACGTGGAAGCCGCTGCCACAACTCAGCCGGCTCAGGACAGCTGGCAACCGGATGATTCGGTTCCGGCGTCAATGGCGGACTTCGAAGAAGACGTTCAACCGCCAGCGGACGATCTTTCGCCGCTGCCAATGCAACCGGTCCGCGGCAACGCGGCCGCTCAGCTCGACATCGATCTGGTCAGCACTCTGGCTCAGGAATGCGTCGAAACCGAGTGGTGGGCCGGCAAAGACGTTCGTGAAAATGGCTGA
- the glpQ gene encoding glycerophosphodiester phosphodiesterase, whose product MKLSACCVPILLMSVLMADDEIPSAASRGRVAAISQTLSLPTPIVIAHRGASGYLPEHTTESAAFAHALEADYIEQDVVLTKDSVAVVLHDVTLNSVSNVADVFPDRSRDGKYYVFDFTLSELKQLNVVERYESESRKRFPRGKGNFQIGTLKEHIELIQGLNQSRPHTAGLYVEIKQPALHRKNGLDPSKVILQTLADYGYKTSKDKVFLQCFEEPEVLRLRTELKCRLPLIQLLGNTPTAEEIAAISKVADGIGVKLTAVVSGAKNGKPQVTDVVAAAHEHALMVHVWTYRVDDLPEFAESPTKLLDWLVKEARVDGIFADHPDVVLTWRKAAHARAELPGPFHLLKGGSSKKGASSN is encoded by the coding sequence ATGAAACTAAGTGCCTGCTGTGTTCCCATTCTGTTGATGAGCGTCCTCATGGCCGACGACGAGATCCCATCAGCAGCAAGCCGCGGCCGAGTGGCCGCAATTAGCCAGACGCTGTCGCTGCCGACGCCCATTGTGATCGCTCACCGAGGTGCGTCCGGTTATCTGCCGGAGCACACAACCGAATCAGCCGCGTTCGCTCACGCGCTGGAAGCCGACTACATCGAACAGGACGTGGTGCTCACGAAAGACAGTGTCGCCGTCGTGCTGCACGACGTCACGTTAAATTCAGTGAGCAACGTGGCCGACGTTTTCCCCGACCGTTCCCGCGACGGCAAATACTACGTGTTCGACTTCACACTTAGCGAACTGAAGCAACTTAACGTCGTGGAACGCTACGAATCTGAATCACGAAAACGATTCCCACGCGGCAAGGGCAACTTTCAGATCGGAACACTGAAAGAACACATCGAATTGATCCAGGGCCTCAATCAATCACGCCCACACACAGCGGGGTTATACGTTGAAATCAAGCAGCCCGCGCTGCATCGAAAAAACGGCCTGGACCCATCCAAAGTTATTCTGCAGACACTGGCCGACTACGGTTACAAAACCAGCAAAGACAAAGTCTTCCTGCAGTGTTTCGAAGAACCGGAAGTCCTGCGTCTGCGAACGGAACTCAAGTGCCGACTGCCGCTGATTCAACTACTCGGCAACACCCCGACGGCCGAAGAAATCGCTGCGATCTCCAAAGTCGCAGACGGCATCGGCGTGAAACTCACAGCCGTTGTATCAGGAGCGAAAAACGGCAAGCCGCAAGTCACCGATGTGGTTGCGGCGGCTCACGAACACGCTTTGATGGTTCACGTCTGGACGTACCGCGTTGACGACCTGCCCGAGTTCGCAGAATCTCCCACCAAACTATTGGACTGGCTGGTGAAGGAGGCTCGCGTCGACGGCATTTTCGCCGATCATCCGGACGTCGTCCTGACGTGGCGCAAAGCGGCTCACGCTCGAGCAGAACTGCCGGGGCCGTTCCATCTGCTGAAGGGCGGTTCCAGTAAAAAAGGGGCGTCGTCGAATTGA
- a CDS encoding dienelactone hydrolase family protein: MPPAKVEEGKKYPLVLFLHGAGERGDDNKSQLQYFPEQMAQPRWRERFPCYVIAPQCRKDAKWVEVDWSLEGTHEAPDEPGDQMKVVMQIIEKTMAGEPIDKSRIYVTGLSMGGYGSWDLAVRKPNLFAAVAPICGGADNDSLAVLKDVPVWVAHGDADNAVPVERSRLAVAALRKAGGNPVYVELPGVEHNSWTPSYSDNDGLVPWLFRQKKQ, encoded by the coding sequence ATGCCGCCTGCCAAGGTGGAGGAAGGCAAAAAGTATCCGCTGGTGCTGTTCCTGCACGGCGCGGGCGAACGAGGGGACGACAACAAAAGTCAGCTTCAATACTTCCCCGAACAAATGGCTCAGCCTCGCTGGCGAGAACGTTTTCCGTGCTATGTGATCGCGCCTCAGTGCCGCAAGGATGCGAAGTGGGTTGAGGTCGACTGGAGTCTTGAGGGAACTCATGAAGCACCAGACGAGCCGGGTGATCAGATGAAAGTCGTCATGCAAATTATTGAAAAGACAATGGCTGGCGAGCCAATTGATAAGAGCCGAATCTACGTCACCGGCCTGTCGATGGGAGGCTACGGTTCATGGGACCTGGCCGTCAGAAAACCAAACCTGTTCGCGGCGGTCGCTCCTATCTGCGGCGGTGCCGACAACGACAGCCTTGCGGTATTAAAAGATGTGCCCGTCTGGGTGGCTCACGGAGACGCGGACAACGCAGTGCCGGTCGAACGCAGTCGCCTTGCCGTCGCCGCACTTCGCAAGGCGGGCGGCAATCCGGTTTACGTCGAACTGCCTGGCGTGGAACACAATTCGTGGACTCCATCGTATTCCGATAACGACGGGCTGGTGCCATGGCTGTTCCGCCAGAAGAAGCAGTAA
- a CDS encoding acyltransferase, translating to MLGYRYPGDSQPTRIGSHAIIRSGTTIYANTTIGDRFQCGHQVIIRAEVTIGNRCVVHHQCCLEGRLQIGDGVKLMAQVYLPSTTRIGNMVFVGPCTTFLNARYPMRADPAVQGPIIEDHVCIGGGVTVCPGVTIGRNSMVGAGAVVNKDVPPNTMAYGVPARHSPLPDHIAEGNLPEQLLPQTDLWGAQSDDSWRDEDWWEEATS from the coding sequence GTGCTGGGATATCGCTATCCCGGCGATTCGCAGCCGACTCGTATCGGCAGCCACGCCATCATTCGTTCGGGCACTACAATTTATGCCAACACCACGATTGGAGATCGTTTCCAATGCGGGCATCAGGTGATCATTCGCGCTGAAGTAACGATTGGCAATCGCTGCGTCGTGCATCATCAGTGTTGTCTGGAAGGTCGATTGCAGATCGGTGACGGAGTTAAGCTGATGGCTCAGGTTTATTTGCCCAGCACAACTCGCATCGGCAACATGGTATTCGTGGGACCTTGCACCACGTTTCTGAATGCTCGATATCCTATGCGAGCCGATCCCGCCGTGCAGGGGCCGATTATTGAGGACCATGTGTGCATCGGCGGCGGCGTGACTGTTTGTCCTGGCGTGACGATTGGCCGCAATTCGATGGTCGGTGCTGGAGCCGTCGTCAATAAAGACGTTCCGCCGAACACGATGGCCTATGGCGTGCCCGCTCGTCATTCTCCTTTGCCGGACCACATTGCCGAAGGCAACCTGCCGGAGCAGCTATTACCGCAAACAGATTTATGGGGTGCTCAAAGTGACGATTCGTGGCGCGATGAGGACTGGTGGGAGGAAGCGACCTCATAA
- a CDS encoding HEAT repeat domain-containing protein, translated as MIALICRAITVTAFLIACPLLGDEITPELRAAFGERLAELRTQISSNKANLDVPSAMEQLLYTRWPEESLPEVNRLIQVSVRNFGLQNCGNSSTICSLVRRIPDVCEPYANDVAELMESAEIGEKLGLLSSLRLLGESASGQVELVRKELGHSSPVIQIHAAATLVTIANDAAATRFLLRAMSGKSPPLQWRAVYLLGKSGRNEKAWLEPIRKLAKDNDVAVRTAAASAIWNLTGKPEECLLVLLDVIQRRDQSMAMGFAYPSDMGDSHRILALMTLSSIGTDAAEAIPRVIQILDETTKVDQPSSAIHKLSWYALSALTELGPEAAKALPQVRLMAQRPGTIFQQIPKKTEELLSKLQAARPG; from the coding sequence GTGATAGCATTGATCTGTCGTGCCATTACCGTCACCGCGTTTCTTATCGCTTGCCCCTTGCTCGGTGACGAGATCACGCCCGAGCTTCGGGCCGCATTCGGGGAAAGACTGGCGGAACTGAGGACGCAGATTTCTTCGAACAAAGCAAATTTGGATGTGCCTTCTGCAATGGAACAACTGCTCTACACACGTTGGCCGGAGGAATCGCTTCCTGAGGTGAATCGCCTGATTCAGGTGAGTGTTAGGAACTTCGGGCTACAGAACTGCGGCAACTCATCGACGATTTGTTCACTCGTACGACGAATTCCGGATGTCTGCGAACCGTACGCGAATGACGTGGCGGAGTTGATGGAGTCGGCAGAGATTGGTGAGAAGCTCGGACTGCTGAGTTCACTAAGATTGCTTGGCGAGAGTGCATCGGGGCAGGTCGAGCTTGTCAGAAAGGAACTCGGACATTCGTCCCCCGTCATTCAGATTCATGCCGCCGCGACTCTGGTCACCATTGCCAATGACGCGGCCGCCACAAGGTTTCTGTTAAGGGCCATGAGTGGAAAGAGCCCACCGTTGCAATGGAGAGCCGTCTATCTGCTGGGGAAATCAGGCCGTAACGAAAAAGCCTGGCTTGAGCCCATCCGCAAACTGGCAAAAGACAACGACGTTGCCGTTCGAACTGCGGCGGCTAGTGCGATTTGGAACCTGACGGGGAAACCGGAAGAGTGCCTGCTAGTGCTGCTGGACGTGATACAGCGACGGGATCAGTCAATGGCTATGGGATTTGCTTACCCCAGCGACATGGGGGATTCTCACCGCATTTTGGCTTTAATGACACTTTCATCGATCGGGACTGATGCAGCTGAAGCAATTCCTCGCGTCATTCAAATTCTCGACGAGACAACGAAGGTTGATCAACCGTCGTCCGCGATCCACAAGCTTTCATGGTACGCGCTGTCGGCTCTGACAGAACTGGGACCGGAGGCGGCAAAGGCGCTGCCCCAAGTCAGGCTCATGGCACAGCGGCCGGGGACCATTTTTCAACAGATTCCCAAGAAAACAGAGGAACTGCTGAGCAAGCTTCAGGCAGCCCGTCCTGGGTAA
- a CDS encoding carboxymuconolactone decarboxylase family protein produces MCRCWGSWVNGCEYCSHYHSKAALNAGLTSDQLRATEDFENSDLFSEAEKSVLKYAEELTKTANVSDKTVAAVKEHIGDTELVTLAATVALANFTNRFNHGLDIELP; encoded by the coding sequence TTGTGCCGCTGCTGGGGAAGTTGGGTTAACGGATGCGAATACTGTTCACACTACCATTCCAAAGCCGCACTGAATGCCGGCCTAACCAGCGATCAACTTCGCGCGACCGAAGACTTCGAAAACAGCGACCTGTTTAGCGAGGCCGAAAAGTCGGTCCTAAAGTATGCGGAAGAGCTGACGAAGACAGCAAACGTCAGCGACAAGACGGTCGCAGCCGTCAAGGAGCACATCGGAGATACGGAATTGGTGACTCTGGCAGCCACCGTCGCACTGGCAAACTTCACCAACCGCTTCAACCACGGCCTGGACATCGAACTGCCTTAG
- a CDS encoding IS1634 family transposase translates to MFIRQCHRIKNGRRHAYWALVESYRSASGPRQRVVAWLGKLDEAGRLGVHQAAEVLAGSDEVAPGVTADQSQPLSRQMRFEFDDDASAVTPRWVEVNAAGVRVENLRQFGGPWMALHLIRTLQLDTFLSNAIPEGRELVGWDVSSLILIIARLLEPASELFTAEQWYPKTALRDLLGVSEERVNDNRLYRTLDQLLPHKDALETHLKNRLGHLFDLEYDLLMYDVTSTYFEGQAERNPLAQRGYSRDNRSDCKQVCIGLVVSRCGMPLGYKVFAGNTADVTTVEHIVETMEARYGKSDRIWVMDRGMVSEDNIEFLREGGRRYIVGTPKSMLKKFEHELLKEDWTSIRDGLEVKVVPWPGSDDPDESEDCNTSPETFILCRSRDRSKKEEAITQRFEKKIEESLIRMTARCDKQKRDPMKVEREIGRLLGKNTRAAKLFDVKVTKTDDGAARIEWSKIEATRDWATLSSGCYLLRTNVSDWSDEELWKAYIQLTEAEAAFRIHKSDLSIRPIWHQKEDRVLAHIFVCFLAYVLWKTLGQLCSKAGLGDEPRRVLAELSEIRSMDVVLPTRTGPEIRTRCVSKPSDHQQILLEKLSLKLPSKIIQKQM, encoded by the coding sequence ATGTTCATTCGCCAATGCCATCGAATCAAAAACGGTCGTCGCCACGCCTACTGGGCGCTGGTCGAATCGTATCGCTCGGCCAGTGGGCCGCGGCAGCGGGTGGTCGCGTGGCTGGGGAAGCTTGACGAAGCCGGTCGACTGGGCGTCCATCAGGCGGCGGAAGTTTTGGCCGGTAGCGATGAGGTTGCACCCGGTGTCACCGCTGATCAGTCACAACCGCTCAGTCGACAGATGCGATTCGAGTTCGATGATGATGCGTCTGCCGTGACTCCGCGATGGGTCGAAGTCAACGCCGCCGGAGTTCGTGTGGAAAACCTGCGACAGTTCGGCGGGCCGTGGATGGCTCTGCACCTGATTCGCACGCTGCAACTGGATACGTTCCTGAGCAACGCGATCCCTGAAGGTCGTGAACTGGTCGGCTGGGATGTGAGTTCGCTGATTCTGATCATTGCGCGGCTGCTCGAACCTGCCAGCGAACTCTTCACCGCCGAACAATGGTATCCGAAAACGGCACTGCGGGATCTGCTCGGCGTGAGCGAAGAACGTGTGAACGATAATCGGCTGTACCGCACACTCGATCAGCTGCTGCCGCACAAGGACGCATTGGAAACGCATCTGAAGAATCGCCTTGGCCATCTGTTCGATCTCGAATACGACCTGCTGATGTATGACGTCACCAGCACTTACTTCGAAGGTCAGGCCGAACGCAATCCGCTGGCTCAGCGTGGCTATTCGCGCGATAACCGCAGCGACTGCAAGCAGGTCTGCATCGGGCTGGTGGTGTCTCGATGCGGAATGCCGCTGGGATACAAGGTGTTTGCCGGCAATACGGCCGACGTTACTACCGTGGAACACATCGTCGAAACGATGGAAGCACGCTACGGGAAAAGCGATCGCATCTGGGTCATGGATCGCGGCATGGTGTCGGAAGACAACATCGAATTCCTGCGCGAAGGCGGTCGACGCTACATCGTCGGCACTCCCAAATCGATGCTGAAGAAGTTTGAACACGAGCTGCTGAAGGAAGACTGGACCAGCATTCGCGATGGCCTGGAAGTCAAGGTCGTGCCGTGGCCCGGCAGCGACGATCCGGATGAATCGGAAGACTGCAACACATCGCCGGAGACATTCATCCTGTGTCGCAGTCGCGATCGATCAAAGAAGGAAGAAGCGATCACACAGCGCTTCGAAAAGAAGATCGAAGAGTCGCTCATCCGCATGACGGCGCGGTGCGATAAACAGAAACGCGACCCGATGAAGGTCGAACGTGAGATCGGCCGGCTGCTCGGAAAGAACACTCGAGCGGCAAAGCTCTTCGACGTGAAAGTCACGAAGACAGATGACGGGGCCGCACGCATCGAATGGTCAAAGATCGAAGCTACGCGTGACTGGGCGACTCTGAGTTCCGGATGCTATCTGCTGCGAACGAATGTCAGCGACTGGTCCGACGAAGAACTTTGGAAGGCGTACATCCAACTGACCGAAGCGGAAGCCGCGTTCCGAATCCACAAAAGCGATCTTTCGATCCGCCCGATCTGGCATCAGAAGGAGGACCGTGTTCTGGCACACATCTTCGTGTGTTTTCTGGCGTATGTGTTGTGGAAGACGCTCGGCCAGCTGTGCAGCAAAGCAGGGCTGGGCGACGAACCGCGCCGTGTGCTTGCGGAGCTGTCGGAGATCCGTTCGATGGACGTCGTCCTGCCCACTCGCACCGGCCCGGAGATCCGCACCCGCTGCGTGTCAAAGCCCTCCGACCATCAGCAGATTCTTCTGGAAAAGCTGAGCCTCAAACTGCCCTCAAAAATAATCCAAAAGCAAATGTAG
- a CDS encoding YihY/virulence factor BrkB family protein: MQIIGNLKETFRRWGDDNGSLMAAGVAYYGALSFFPLLLTLISGVGLILQFTTAGQNAEQQMLNAVGQQMSAELQQHIATALDQVRSGANTGGPIGLISLLIGAMAIFVQFDAAFDVIWNTESSEAKGAVAAVKRLILQRGVAFLMLIGLGLILITIQVVGVAMTAAAQLSDSLLPSGNRLWSFARFVLPPILNGLIFTLIYKWLPRVPVAWKEAVQGGIFAGVVWEVGRQLLTHFLVGTKYSSAYGVVGSFIAVMLWIYYGVSVLFLGAEYVQSVCAKCKKA, from the coding sequence ATGCAGATTATCGGCAATCTTAAAGAGACATTCCGCCGTTGGGGTGACGACAACGGAAGTTTGATGGCTGCTGGCGTCGCCTACTATGGAGCCCTTTCCTTCTTCCCGCTACTTCTCACGCTGATTTCCGGCGTAGGGCTGATCCTGCAATTCACGACGGCCGGTCAGAATGCAGAACAGCAAATGTTAAATGCGGTGGGTCAGCAGATGTCTGCCGAACTGCAGCAACATATCGCAACAGCGCTGGATCAGGTTCGTTCTGGAGCCAACACGGGCGGTCCCATCGGCCTGATCTCGCTGCTGATCGGGGCGATGGCCATCTTTGTGCAGTTTGATGCGGCGTTCGATGTGATCTGGAACACAGAATCGTCCGAAGCAAAAGGGGCTGTCGCGGCCGTAAAACGCCTGATTCTGCAGCGCGGCGTGGCCTTTCTGATGCTGATCGGGCTGGGGCTGATTCTGATAACAATTCAGGTCGTCGGAGTCGCCATGACAGCAGCGGCCCAGCTTTCTGATTCGTTACTGCCATCCGGAAATCGGTTGTGGAGTTTCGCTCGCTTTGTACTGCCGCCGATCCTGAACGGCTTGATTTTTACACTCATCTACAAATGGCTGCCGCGAGTTCCCGTCGCGTGGAAGGAAGCTGTTCAGGGCGGAATCTTCGCGGGCGTCGTGTGGGAAGTTGGTCGACAGTTGTTGACGCATTTTCTGGTCGGGACGAAGTATTCCAGCGCGTACGGAGTCGTGGGGTCGTTTATCGCCGTCATGCTGTGGATCTACTACGGCGTTTCCGTGCTGTTTCTGGGAGCTGAGTATGTGCAGTCCGTGTGCGCAAAGTGCAAGAAGGCGTAG